A window of Microbacterium sp. Root61 genomic DNA:
GCGCCGACTCGGCGTCTCGCATGGTGACCGCGTCGCGCTGGTCCTGCCGAACTGCCCGCAGCACGTCATCGCGTTCTACGCGGTGCTCCGGCTCGGCGCCATCGTCGTCGAGCACAACCCGCTGTACACGGCGCGCGAGCTTCGGCACCAGTTCGAGGATCACGGTGCGAAGGTCGCGATCGTGTGGGACAAGACCGCCGACGTCGTGGCCGACTTCCCGCAGGACGTGCGGCCGGCGAAGATCGTGTCGGTCGACCTCACCGAGGCGATGCCCTTCGTGACGCGCGTCGCGCTGCGCCTGCCGGTCTCGCGCGCCCGTTCGTCCCGACAGGCGCTGACGACGCGGCCGAAGGCGAAGGGGCTGGTCTCCTGGGACACCGTGGTCTCTGCGAAGCGGATCTCGAAGCGGATGCCGCGGCCAAGGCTGGATGACATCGCGCTGCTGCAGTACACCAGCGGCACCACGGGGCATCCGAAGGGCGCCATCCTCACCCACCGCAACCTGCGTGCGAACGCCGCACAGGGGCGTGCCTGGGTGCCGGGGCTGCGCGAGGGCGAGGAAGTCTTCTACGGCGTGCTCCCGCTGTTCCACGCGTACGGGATGACGCTGTGCCTGACCTTCGCGATGAGCATCGGTGCGCGGCTCGTGCTGTTCCCGAAGTTCGATCTCGAGCTGGTCCTCAAGGCCGCGCGCACGTCTCCGCCCACGTTCCTGCCCGCGGTGCCGCCGATCTACGACGCCCTCGCCCGGGCCTCGACCCGCAAAGACGTCGACCTCACCAGCATCCGCTTCGCCATCTCCGGCGCGATGAGTCTGCCCGTGCAGACGGTCACGCGCTGGGAGGAGGCCACCGGAGGACTGCTCGTCGAGGGCTACGGGATGACCGAGACCTCACCTGTCGCGCTCGGCAACCCGATCGGTCACTCGCGGCGGCCGGGCACCGTCGGCGTGCCGTTCCCGAGCACGCGGATCCGCGTCGTGACGGTCGATGACCCCACGGTCGAGGTGGCGCAGGGTGAACCCGGCGAGCTGCTCATCCAGGGGCCGCAGGTCTTCCAGGGGTACTGGGGGCGTCCGGACGAGACCCGCGCCGTGCTGCTCCCGGGCGGCTGGCTGCGCACCGGCGACATCGTCACCGAGTCGCACGACGGTTTCGTCACGGTCGTCGACCGCATCAAGGAGCTCATCATCACCGGCGGCTTCAACGTCAGTCCGTCCGAGGTCGAGGACGTCCTCATGACGCACCCGGACGTCGTGGAGGCGGCGGTCGTCGGGCTGCCGCGGGCCTCCGGCGGCGAGGACGTCACGGCGGCCGTCGTGCTCAAGTCGGGCTCCGCCTTCGACGCCGAGGCGCTGCGGGACTTCTGCCGCACGCGCCTGACGGCGTACAAGGTGCCCAAGCGCGTCGTGCAGCTGGACGAGCTGCCACGTTCCCTGGTCGGCAAGGTGCAGCGCCGCATGGTGCGCGACGAGCTCGTGGCGGCGCCTCCGTCGTAGAGTGAAAGCGATATCGTGCGTCGGCAGGAGGTAGCGCGTGACGGAAGACCCCCGGCTCGAGGCCGCGCGGTACCTGGTCGAGCGCCTCGCCCGTGAGAACCCCGGTGATGAGCCGGAGTCGGATGCCGCGCCCGATGCGGAGACCGCTCCGGAGCCCCCGGCATCCGCTCCTCCCCGACATCTCGTCGCGACGGATCGGTCCGCGTACATCGAGACCTCGATCCAGCAGGCGATCCGGCGCGGGGAGTTCGACGACCTGCCGGGCGCGGGCAAGCCGCTGCCCGATCTGGGCGACCATCACGATCCCGACTGGTGGATCCGCCGCAAGATCCAGACCGAGCAGCTCACCGGACTCGGTCCGCCGGCGCTGACGCTCCGTGTGGAAGCCGCGGAGCTGCCGGATCGACTCGACGAGATGAGTCGCGAGGAGGAGGTCCGGCAGTGCATCGAGGACTTCAACAAGCGCGTCATCCAGGCGCGTATGCAGTTGCAGGGCGGCCCGCCGGTCGTGACGCCGACGCGGGCCGTCGAGGCGGAGGTCATCGCCTGGCGCGAGCGGCGCACCGCGCGGGCCGCAGCCGAGGAGCGCGACCGACTCGAGGCGGAGCAGGAGCACACCCGCACGCGACGGTGGTGGCGGCGCACGGCACCGTGACTTTGCGTGCTGGCGCGGCACAGTCCGGCCCCTGGCCACGCACCTCAGCCTGACAGGAGTGCGGCGCCCACCTGGCACATCGTGCCTATCGTTCGGTTAGCCAGATCGACTGCGTTTTCCATTGACGGGCATATCCCGCCTGGCGTGCAATGGCGATGCTCGTGCACGACGAAGTGTTCCCGCAATCAGGAGGTTCTTTTCATGCTCAAACCTATTCGTACCCGCGCAGCTGCAGCAGCTGTCGTGGCTACGCTCGCTGTCCTGCTCGCCAGCTGCGCAGGAGGTGCGCCTACGGCGGCCGCCCCGGAACCGGAAGGCTCGGGGGATGCGACCAATGCGCTGTGCCCGACACCCGAGACCGCGGGCACGATCAAGCTGGTCAACCCGGCCAACCTCGGAGTCTTCGCCTCCGTCTACATGGCGTACTACAACGACATGTTCAAGGACGCCGGCATCGACGTGCAGATGGAGAAGCTGCCGTCCGTTGACGCGCTCCCGCTGCTGGCACAGGGGCAGGTCGACCTGTTGATGACGTCGTACTCCGCGGCGCAGTTCAACGGGGTCGAGCAGGGCGTCGAATTCCAGTGGGTCATGCCCTTCGACTTCGGTCAGGAGACCGACCCCAACGCGCCCGTGCCGGGCTTCTGGGGGCGAGTGGATGTCGTCGGGGATGCTGATGACATGGACCTGTCGGCGCTCAAGGGTCAGACGGTCAGCTCGCCGACGGCGGGTACAGGCGTCGCCGGCATGATCCTCGACAATGCACTCGCGGAAGACGGGATCGGGTTCGAGGATGTCGTCATGACACGCCTGAGCGGCCCCGACGCACTGCTCGGCCTGCAGAACGGTGCTGTGTCGGCCGCATGGATCGCCGCCCCCCTCGAAGCGGAAGCAGCAAAGGACCCCTCGCTCGTTCCGATCGCCGGTTATGCGCCGGGCGTTACGGGGACGGCCATCATCGCCGGGCCTACCGGTATGAAGGACGAGCAGCTGCTGGTCGGGTTCATCCAGGTCGTGAACGCGGCGATCCAGGAGTACCTCACCGGTGACTGGCGAGAGGACGATGAGGTCGTCGCGCAGCTCTCGGGGATCCTCGAGACGAGCGAAGACATCATCCGCAACTCGCCCCTGCTGGTCTTCGACCCGATGACGATGGACGGCGTGGGAGAGTTCCTCACCGATCTTCAGACGTTCCAGATCGATCAGGGGCAGCTCGACTACACCGAGCCGCAGGACGTGAACGACCTCTTCTCGCCTCAGTACGTCGAGGCCGCGCTCACCTGCTCGACGGACTGGATGAACAAGTAGTCGATCACAGCGCGCTCAGCACGCAGAAGGTGCTGCTGGAGGACGTTGCCTCCAGCAGCACCTTCGTCGTTGTAGGGGGCCGCCCTTCGAGGCCGCCGTCCCGCCGGTGAGCGGGTATCGCCCGGCGAGCGCAGGCCTCGAGAACGGGGTGGCGCGGCCCGGGGGCAGAGGACCGTCCGCGCTCAGTGGCGGTGATGCCCCGACCCTTCTCATCGATCGCACGAGTCTTGCGGAAGCCGCACGAGGGCGTCTGCACACGCAGGCAAAGAGCGAGGGTGTCACCGGAGCTCCCGGTGACACCCTCGTTTCGACGTTCGTGATCGTCAGATCGCGAACTCCCAGGCGGCGCTAACCGAGGCAGCTCGCTGCCTTCGCGGCGAACTCCGCCGCGATGAGCTTGTCCGGTGCGAGGTTCTCGGCGTAGTCGAGTCCTCCGGTGCGGCGCATGAACTCCTGCAGATCGTCGACATAGGTGGCGGCATCCGTCATGTCCAGTGTGGGGTCGAAGATGAACGGTACGCCGGCCTTGATCGACTCTTCGGACTGCTCGAGGCCCTTCGCCAGGTAGGCGACCGCCTCTGCATTGTCGTGGTAGTCGCCTTGGAGGTACTTCTCGTTCGTCTCTGCCAGCACCTGCAACAGCTTCACGAGAACCTCGGGTCGCTCGATGAGGCTCGGACCGATGATGATCCCTGAACCGTTGATCCCCGTTGCGTAAGTCGCTGCGAGGCGAAGGTCTGGGTTCGACGCAGCCGTCTGGTTGAACGGGGCGGACAGCCACGCTCCGCCGACAGCGCCGTTCTCAAGGGCGATCAATGCATCTCCACCCGAGGCGGTCGTGAATGCCACATCGTCGATCGACAGGCCCTCCGACTCGAGCGCCTTGTCCAGCACCATTCCACCAGCCCCGGTGCCTCCGGTCGGGGAAGCGATCGTCTGCCCTTCCAGCCCGGCGAGATCGGGCTTGGCGCCCGTCCCGACGAGGTCGGTCCGCGCCCAGTAACCCGGGAGCGGCTGTCCGGAGTCGGCCGAAGGGAGCTCGTAGAACGGTGCGACCCACAGCATGTCGACGCCGCTCGCGACGGCATTCATGTTGCCCACGCTGTAGGACGTGAGCTGACCGTCCAGTCGCCCCTGTCCGATCTGCGCCAGCGAGTCAGCCGCCGAGATCTTCTCTACCGAGACATCGAGTCCAGCCTCCTCGAATGCGCCGCTCTGCATCGCGATGACGAGCGGGGCGAAGCCTTCGATCAGCGTGCTGACGGTGAGCACGACCTTGTCTCCGGCGAGGGTCGTGGTGCAATGATCGTCGCCCGAAGTGGGGGCCGGTGTCGGGTCTCCGGTCGGGGCGCCGGATGACGCGCATCCAGCCAGCGTCGTGAGTAGTAGTGCGAGTCCGAGAGCGGGAACGCCCTTGTTCGTCAATCCCATAGGTCTGCCTCCTCAGATGGCGGTCTGCGGTGATCGCCATGTCGCCAGGCTGGCTGGCCCCGTACGGGGGTGTCAATGCTCGTGTCGGGTCGCCTCGCGGCCCTACTCGTCTCAAGAAACGCGCCCTGATCTGCATCTTATCGGAGAAGGATAGGCGCCCCTTTCGGAGCCCAGTGGCAAATACGCATTGTCGCATCCGGGGGTGAGGTCCTTGAATCAAGCTATCGATCACGCCGTCTAGGAGAGGTCCCCATGCGCGATGCCGTCATAGTCGAGGCCGTACGAACACCCGTCGGTCGAGTTCGCGGACAGTTCCGAAATGTGCACCCCGCCGATCTGTCGGCGCATGTGCTCGGTTCGCTGGCCGAACGCACGGGGTTGGACCCGGTGAGCATCGACGACGTGCTGTGGGGATGCGTTTCGCAGGCGGGTGAGCAGGCCGGCAACATCGGTCGAAGCGCCGTGCTCGGCGCCGGGTGGCCGGATTCCGTGCCGGCCACAACGGTCGATCGCCAGTGCGGTTCGTCGCAGCAGAGCGTCGAGTTCGCTGCCGCGCTGGTGATGTCGGGACTACGGGATGTGGTCGTCGCGGGTGGTGTGGAGTCGATGTCGCGCGTGCCGATGGGCAGCGCCCGCATGGATGTCGAGAGTCCGTTCGGCGCGGGAGTGGAGGCGCGGTACGGCGTCACCAAGTTCAGTCAAGGATGGGGCGCGGACGAGATCGCGCGACGTGGGGGAATACCCCGTGAACGGCTGGACGCGTTTTCGCAGCAGTCGCATGTCCGGGCGGCCGAAGCAACGGACTCCGGACGGTTCGATCGCGAGATCGTTGCGACCGACGGCCATAGCAAGGAAGGGCTCGCGATTCGGGCGACAGCGGACGAGGGTATTCGACGCACCACCACGCGCGAGGCGCTGGCGGGGCTGAATGCCGCGTTCGGAGACGATGGGCTTCACACGGCCGGATCGTCATCCCAGATGTCGGATGGCGCCGCTGCGATGCTGATCATGACCTCCGAGCGCGCGGCAGAGCTCGGCCTGAGGCCGCTTGTGCGCATTCACTCGTCGGCCGTGGTCGGCGTTGATCCGGTCACGATGCTCACCGGTCCAGCCCCGGCGACCGCGCGAGTGCTCCGCAACGCAGGGCTCTCCCTCGCGGACATAGGAACGTTCGAGATCAACGAAGCGTTCGCCAGCATCGTGCTGTCGTGGATCGACGAGACCGGAGCGGACGAGCGGCGGACCAATCCCGATGGGGGCGCCATCGCACTGGGACACCCCTTGGGTGGTTCGGGGGCTCGATTGATGACAACGCTGGTGCATCGCATGGTCGCCGACGGCACCCGCTATGGACTGCAGTCCATGTGCGAAGGCGGCGGAATGGCGAATGCCACGATCCTGGAGCTGATCGAGTGACGACGTCCCTGCAAGAGCCCAGCGGCGCTTCTGTCGAGTTCGCGCAGGAGGGCGGTGTGGCGAGGATCACGCTCAACCGTCCCGACCGCATGAACGCGCTCGACCGCGAGGCCTGGGGGCTGCTGCACAGCGCGATCAGTGAGGTGAAATCCAACCCGGACATCCGTGTCGTGGTGCTGCGGGGGGCGGGGGCGAACTTCTGTGCCGGCGCCGATGTGCGTGCGGCGTCGCAGCGCACCGAACATCCCCTGCAACGCATGAGAACCATCTCGGACGTTGTCCGGGATCTCTTCGAGCTCCCGGTGCCCACGATCGCGGCGGTGGACGGCGTCGCTGTCGGGGCGGGGTGGAACCTCGCACTCGCGTGCGACTTCCTGATCGCGACAGATCGGGCCAGGTTCTCGCAGATCTTCGCCCGTCGGGGGCTCTCGGCCGATTGTGGCGGGTCATGGTTGCTGCCGCGCATCGTGGGCATGCAGAAGGCCAAGCGCCTGCTCTATCTCGCCGAGATGCTCTCCGCTTCGGAGGCCTATGCTCTCGGTCTGGTGCTGAAGGTGTGCGCGGCGGAGGCATTCGCCGACGAGGTCGAGTCGCTCGTCGGGAAACTCGTGGTCGCCCCACCGGCGGCGATCAGCCAGGACAAAGAACTCATCAACGCGACGTGGGGCATGAGCTTCTCCGAGCAACTGCTGCGGGAGAACGCCGCTCAGGCGGTCAATTTCGCGACGGATGGACCCATCGCCCGTCGGGCTATCGCCAGCGGTGAGCAACCAGTCTTCGAAGGGAAATGGCAACTATGACAACGACATCCGAGGTGCGCCTGCGCACCAGATTCACTGACCTTTTCGAGATCGATCATCCGATCGTCCAAGGGGGAATGCAGTGGGTCGGTCGCGCCGAACTCGTGGCCGCCGTGTCCAACGCCGGAGCGCTGGGCACGGTCACAGCTCTGACGCAGCCGACACCGGATGCGCTCTATGACGAGATTCAGCGGACGCGGGCGATGACTGACCGCCCCTTCGCCGTCAACCTCACGATCTTGCCTTCGATCACCCCTCCCCCGTACATGGAGTACTGCACGGCGATCATCGAGGGCG
This region includes:
- a CDS encoding long-chain-fatty-acid--CoA ligase translates to MNHEIDRSDERPWLSAYAEGVPADIDDVTETLVDMLDASVKKFHSHVALEFFGSETRYRDLGDRVARAAEGLRRLGVSHGDRVALVLPNCPQHVIAFYAVLRLGAIVVEHNPLYTARELRHQFEDHGAKVAIVWDKTADVVADFPQDVRPAKIVSVDLTEAMPFVTRVALRLPVSRARSSRQALTTRPKAKGLVSWDTVVSAKRISKRMPRPRLDDIALLQYTSGTTGHPKGAILTHRNLRANAAQGRAWVPGLREGEEVFYGVLPLFHAYGMTLCLTFAMSIGARLVLFPKFDLELVLKAARTSPPTFLPAVPPIYDALARASTRKDVDLTSIRFAISGAMSLPVQTVTRWEEATGGLLVEGYGMTETSPVALGNPIGHSRRPGTVGVPFPSTRIRVVTVDDPTVEVAQGEPGELLIQGPQVFQGYWGRPDETRAVLLPGGWLRTGDIVTESHDGFVTVVDRIKELIITGGFNVSPSEVEDVLMTHPDVVEAAVVGLPRASGGEDVTAAVVLKSGSAFDAEALRDFCRTRLTAYKVPKRVVQLDELPRSLVGKVQRRMVRDELVAAPPS
- a CDS encoding J-domain-containing protein; amino-acid sequence: MTEDPRLEAARYLVERLARENPGDEPESDAAPDAETAPEPPASAPPRHLVATDRSAYIETSIQQAIRRGEFDDLPGAGKPLPDLGDHHDPDWWIRRKIQTEQLTGLGPPALTLRVEAAELPDRLDEMSREEEVRQCIEDFNKRVIQARMQLQGGPPVVTPTRAVEAEVIAWRERRTARAAAEERDRLEAEQEHTRTRRWWRRTAP
- a CDS encoding ABC transporter substrate-binding protein, translating into MATLAVLLASCAGGAPTAAAPEPEGSGDATNALCPTPETAGTIKLVNPANLGVFASVYMAYYNDMFKDAGIDVQMEKLPSVDALPLLAQGQVDLLMTSYSAAQFNGVEQGVEFQWVMPFDFGQETDPNAPVPGFWGRVDVVGDADDMDLSALKGQTVSSPTAGTGVAGMILDNALAEDGIGFEDVVMTRLSGPDALLGLQNGAVSAAWIAAPLEAEAAKDPSLVPIAGYAPGVTGTAIIAGPTGMKDEQLLVGFIQVVNAAIQEYLTGDWREDDEVVAQLSGILETSEDIIRNSPLLVFDPMTMDGVGEFLTDLQTFQIDQGQLDYTEPQDVNDLFSPQYVEAALTCSTDWMNK
- a CDS encoding ABC transporter substrate-binding protein — translated: MGLTNKGVPALGLALLLTTLAGCASSGAPTGDPTPAPTSGDDHCTTTLAGDKVVLTVSTLIEGFAPLVIAMQSGAFEEAGLDVSVEKISAADSLAQIGQGRLDGQLTSYSVGNMNAVASGVDMLWVAPFYELPSADSGQPLPGYWARTDLVGTGAKPDLAGLEGQTIASPTGGTGAGGMVLDKALESEGLSIDDVAFTTASGGDALIALENGAVGGAWLSAPFNQTAASNPDLRLAATYATGINGSGIIIGPSLIERPEVLVKLLQVLAETNEKYLQGDYHDNAEAVAYLAKGLEQSEESIKAGVPFIFDPTLDMTDAATYVDDLQEFMRRTGGLDYAENLAPDKLIAAEFAAKAASCLG
- a CDS encoding thiolase family protein, coding for MRDAVIVEAVRTPVGRVRGQFRNVHPADLSAHVLGSLAERTGLDPVSIDDVLWGCVSQAGEQAGNIGRSAVLGAGWPDSVPATTVDRQCGSSQQSVEFAAALVMSGLRDVVVAGGVESMSRVPMGSARMDVESPFGAGVEARYGVTKFSQGWGADEIARRGGIPRERLDAFSQQSHVRAAEATDSGRFDREIVATDGHSKEGLAIRATADEGIRRTTTREALAGLNAAFGDDGLHTAGSSSQMSDGAAAMLIMTSERAAELGLRPLVRIHSSAVVGVDPVTMLTGPAPATARVLRNAGLSLADIGTFEINEAFASIVLSWIDETGADERRTNPDGGAIALGHPLGGSGARLMTTLVHRMVADGTRYGLQSMCEGGGMANATILELIE
- a CDS encoding enoyl-CoA hydratase/isomerase family protein, which codes for MARITLNRPDRMNALDREAWGLLHSAISEVKSNPDIRVVVLRGAGANFCAGADVRAASQRTEHPLQRMRTISDVVRDLFELPVPTIAAVDGVAVGAGWNLALACDFLIATDRARFSQIFARRGLSADCGGSWLLPRIVGMQKAKRLLYLAEMLSASEAYALGLVLKVCAAEAFADEVESLVGKLVVAPPAAISQDKELINATWGMSFSEQLLRENAAQAVNFATDGPIARRAIASGEQPVFEGKWQL